In Lysinibacillus sp. 2017, the DNA window CAGGGGCATTACTTGGCTTCTTAATTTTCAATGCAAACCCAGCAAAAGTATTTATGGGTGATACAGGTTCTTTAGCACTTGGTGGCGCTTTAGCGATGATTTCCGTATTAGTGAAGCAAGAGTTTTTACTGTTACTAATCGGTTTAGTCTTTGTTATTGAAACGTTATCCGTTATTTTACAAGTAGGTAGCTTTAAACTTCGTAAAAAACGTATTTTCAAAATGAGTCCAATTCATCACCATTTTGAATTATCAGGATGGTCTGAATGGAAAGTCGTTATTGTATTTTGGTCAACAGGATTAGTAGTGGCACTTATAGCAGTATTAGCGGAGGCGTTATTATGATTGAATATGAAGGTTTTCAAGCAAAAAAAGTTTTAGTTTTAGGATTAGCAAAAAGTGGTGTAGCTGCTGCGGAAATTTTACATCAGCTGGGTGCATTCGTAACAGTGAACGATGCAAAACCATTTGATGCTAACCCTGAAGCGCAAGCACTATTATCAAAAGGGATTACCGTTATTTGTGGTCGTCACCCAGAGGATTTACTTGATGAAGGTTTTGAACTTGTCGTCAAAAATCCCGGGATTCCATATACAAATCCAATCGTAGCAGATGCGATTGAACGAGGTTTACCAGTCATTACAGAGGTAGAGCTTGCGTTTTTAATAAGTGAAGCACCGTTTATCGGCATTACAGGTTCTAATGGTAAAACAACGACAACTACTTTAATTTTTGAAATGTTACAAGTAGGTCATTTAAAACCATTAATCGCAGGAAATATTGGGACAGTAGCATGTGGTGTTGCAGCAGAAGCTACGAAAGAAAATGTTATCGTAACAGAGTTATCTTCATTCCAATTAATGGGTACTCGTACATTTAAACCACATATTGCAATTTTAACGAATCTTTATGAAGCACATTTAGACTATCACGGCACGTTTGAAGATTATGCAGAAGCAAAGTTTGGTGTAACACGTAATCAAACAAATGAAGACTACTTCATCTATAACGCAGATCAAGCTGTTGTTACGGAATATGCCAAAAAATCAAATGCACAACTTATTCCATTTACAACAAAAGGACGTTCAACTGAAGGTATTAGCGCGGATGAACAAAGTGTTTATTGGCAAGGTGAAGAAATTTTAAAACGTAGTGACATCGCGCTACCAGGGAAACACAATTTAGAAAACATTTGTTGTGCGGTTGCGGCAGCGTTACTGCAAAACTGTCCGTTAGAAGCAATCAAACAAGTATTATCAACATTCGAGGGTGTTCGTCACCGTACTCAATTTGTTCGTGATTGGGAAGGTCGTAAAAT includes these proteins:
- the murD gene encoding UDP-N-acetylmuramoyl-L-alanine--D-glutamate ligase codes for the protein MIEYEGFQAKKVLVLGLAKSGVAAAEILHQLGAFVTVNDAKPFDANPEAQALLSKGITVICGRHPEDLLDEGFELVVKNPGIPYTNPIVADAIERGLPVITEVELAFLISEAPFIGITGSNGKTTTTTLIFEMLQVGHLKPLIAGNIGTVACGVAAEATKENVIVTELSSFQLMGTRTFKPHIAILTNLYEAHLDYHGTFEDYAEAKFGVTRNQTNEDYFIYNADQAVVTEYAKKSNAQLIPFTTKGRSTEGISADEQSVYWQGEEILKRSDIALPGKHNLENICCAVAAALLQNCPLEAIKQVLSTFEGVRHRTQFVRDWEGRKIYNDSKATNVLATKSALAAFKQPIVLLAGGLDRGHSFEELREEMSGVKAVVAFGETALRFIEFAKTCGITNIVRAIDVEDAVGYAAKVSEPGDIILLSPACASWDQHASFEIRGDLFIDRVMKLS